From one Streptomyces mobaraensis genomic stretch:
- a CDS encoding CbiQ family ECF transporter T component, which translates to MSARPRGVLRAPLVLPRALHPGAWWLWALGLAAAAGRTSNPLLLALLVAAAGCVVVRRRGDNPWALAFPMYLTLGAFIVVSRVVFRVVFGGGQGEHVLFTLPEVPLPHWAAGIRLFGPVAAEQVLGGVYDGLRLAAMVVCVGAANALANPKRMLKALPGALYEIGTAVVVALTVAPQLVESVQRVRRARALRGGRQRGPRALRGIVIPVLEDALNRSLALAAAMASHGYGSTGRAGRSAPGPRRLSGALVVAGLLGVCAGLYGVLGSDTPRRLGVPLLLGGLAVAVLGFVVGGLRAGRSRYRPDRWRAAEFLVAGSGIATGALLYLASRADAADLYPPLSPLTWPEAGPLPVAAILVGALPAWLAPAAPGAVPGEPGPESGSVPSGGERTNGPDPSEDRAAGSGTAGGAAPGRGLSAGEPVRRDGSAAPDGSATAPGPREEPAERAAAGGGPSAREALA; encoded by the coding sequence ATGTCCGCACGCCCTCGCGGCGTCCTCCGCGCCCCGCTGGTCCTGCCACGCGCCCTGCACCCGGGCGCGTGGTGGCTATGGGCCCTGGGCCTGGCGGCCGCCGCCGGACGCACCTCCAACCCGCTGCTGCTGGCGCTCCTCGTCGCGGCGGCGGGCTGCGTCGTCGTCCGCCGGCGCGGGGACAACCCGTGGGCGCTCGCCTTCCCCATGTACCTGACGCTCGGCGCGTTCATCGTGGTCTCGCGCGTCGTCTTCCGCGTGGTCTTCGGCGGCGGCCAAGGGGAGCACGTCCTGTTCACCCTGCCGGAGGTGCCGCTGCCGCACTGGGCCGCCGGCATCCGGCTGTTCGGCCCGGTGGCCGCCGAACAGGTGCTCGGCGGCGTCTACGACGGGCTCCGGCTCGCCGCCATGGTCGTCTGCGTCGGCGCCGCCAACGCCCTGGCCAACCCCAAACGGATGCTCAAGGCGCTGCCCGGCGCCCTGTACGAGATCGGCACCGCCGTCGTCGTGGCCCTGACCGTGGCACCCCAGCTCGTCGAGAGCGTCCAGCGCGTCCGCCGCGCTCGGGCCCTGCGGGGCGGCCGGCAGCGCGGTCCGCGCGCCCTGCGCGGCATCGTCATCCCGGTCCTGGAGGACGCCCTCAACCGCTCCCTGGCCCTGGCCGCCGCCATGGCCTCGCACGGCTACGGCAGCACCGGCCGCGCCGGCCGCTCTGCGCCGGGACCCCGCCGGCTGTCCGGTGCCCTCGTCGTCGCCGGGCTGCTCGGCGTCTGCGCGGGGCTCTACGGCGTCCTCGGCTCCGACACCCCGCGCCGGCTGGGCGTGCCGCTGCTGCTGGGCGGACTCGCCGTCGCCGTCCTGGGCTTCGTCGTCGGCGGCCTGCGGGCCGGGCGCAGCCGCTACCGGCCCGACCGCTGGCGGGCCGCCGAGTTCCTCGTCGCCGGCTCCGGCATCGCCACGGGCGCCCTGCTGTACCTGGCGTCCCGCGCGGACGCCGCCGACCTCTACCCGCCGCTCTCCCCGCTCACCTGGCCGGAGGCGGGCCCGCTGCCCGTCGCCGCGATCCTCGTCGGCGCCCTCCCGGCGTGGCTGGCACCGGCGGCGCCGGGGGCCGTCCCGGGGGAGCCCGGGCCGGAGTCCGGGTCGGTGCCGAGTGGTGGCGAGCGGACGAACGGCCCGGATCCGTCCGAGGACCGGGCCGCCGGAAGTGGGACGGCCGGGGGAGCGGCGCCCGGCCGGGGCCTGAGCGCGGGGGAGCCCGTACGGAGGGACGGATCCGCGGCGCCGGACGGATCCGCGACGGCGCCCGGCCCACGCGAGGAGCCCGCCGAGCGTGCCGCCGCCGGCGGCGGGCCTTCCGCGCGGGAGGCGCTCGCGTGA
- a CDS encoding GH92 family glycosyl hydrolase codes for MRRRRTGHPQLRTRVALLALAAALGGTAALAPPAPADTPPVPADAPPAAAAPADSLPARDSAAERLTDLVNPFIGTKNEGNTFPGAAVPFGMVQLSPDTGHPMGYDYKHTRIRGFSAVHLSGVGCRIGGDLPVLPTTGEVTETDNAKYAAAFSHADETARPGYYRVKLGSGVTAELTATTRTGRQRFTFPATDKANVLVNAGQSLHRGVSSKVEIVDDRTVRATVTGRGFCQDTRPYTVHTLTRFDRPFTAYGTWEGERVTSGSRASSGTGRNGAWVRFDTRTEQRVEATTAVSYVDADGAGRNLAAEEAGFDRTAEAARAAWEKRLGDVAVQGGNRTLRRTFYSALYRSFLSPNTGSDADGRYLGWDGKPHEAKGFTYYQNWSLWDTYRTQAQLLSLLAPAEARDMALSVLRTDAEGGWLPKWGYGPVETNIMTGDPVTPYLTNAYRQGLLAGHEEEAYRALKRNADGVPPADSPSMGREANERYLADGYVPLAPELSRHKPGDSDFQQGASATLEYALADGVLAEMAEALGHHDDAKRYAERSRNYRKLFDPATGFFRPRDAKGAFTGSADPAKSPGFHEGTAWQYQWLVPQDLPGMIELIGGREAAEKRLDSFFAYDKLLADPARTAREVWVHGPYDYYNADKYNPQNEPDLIAPYTYLATGRPWKTTDVVHAALTLFTDAPDGMTGNDDLGTMSSWMVLSAIGVYPVRPGTDVWGLSTPVFDRVELRLDRHWYPHGRFTVTAPGTTATDRYIQTARLDGTAFDRTYLTTAALRRAERLELTVGPKPGRWGTGRSAAVPSVGRGLIG; via the coding sequence ATGAGACGGAGACGGACCGGACATCCGCAGCTGCGCACCAGGGTCGCCCTCCTCGCCCTGGCGGCGGCCCTGGGCGGTACGGCCGCCCTCGCGCCACCGGCTCCCGCCGACACGCCACCGGTCCCGGCCGACGCACCACCGGCCGCTGCCGCTCCCGCCGACAGTCTCCCAGCCCGGGACTCCGCCGCCGAGCGCCTCACCGACCTCGTCAACCCCTTCATCGGCACGAAGAACGAGGGCAACACCTTCCCCGGCGCCGCCGTCCCGTTCGGCATGGTGCAGCTGTCCCCCGACACCGGTCACCCCATGGGCTACGACTACAAGCACACCCGCATCCGCGGCTTCTCGGCCGTCCACCTCTCCGGGGTCGGCTGCCGGATCGGCGGGGACCTGCCCGTCCTGCCGACCACGGGGGAGGTGACCGAGACCGACAACGCCAAGTACGCCGCCGCGTTCTCGCACGCCGACGAGACCGCCCGGCCCGGCTACTACCGCGTCAAGCTCGGCTCGGGCGTCACCGCCGAGCTCACGGCCACCACCCGCACCGGGCGGCAGCGCTTCACCTTTCCCGCCACCGACAAGGCCAACGTCCTCGTCAACGCCGGTCAGTCGCTGCACCGGGGCGTCTCCAGCAAGGTGGAGATCGTCGACGACCGCACCGTGCGGGCGACGGTCACCGGGCGGGGCTTCTGCCAGGACACCCGGCCGTACACCGTGCACACGCTGACCCGCTTCGACCGGCCGTTCACCGCCTACGGCACCTGGGAGGGCGAGCGGGTGACCAGCGGCTCCCGGGCGTCCTCCGGGACCGGGCGGAACGGCGCCTGGGTGCGCTTCGACACCCGTACCGAGCAGCGGGTGGAGGCGACCACCGCCGTCAGCTACGTGGACGCGGACGGCGCCGGGCGCAACCTGGCCGCCGAGGAGGCCGGTTTCGACCGGACGGCGGAGGCGGCGCGCGCCGCGTGGGAGAAGCGGCTGGGCGACGTCGCCGTCCAGGGCGGGAACCGGACGCTGCGCCGCACCTTCTACTCGGCGCTCTACCGGTCGTTCCTCTCCCCCAACACCGGCAGCGACGCCGACGGCCGCTACCTCGGCTGGGACGGAAAGCCGCACGAGGCCAAGGGGTTCACGTACTACCAGAACTGGTCGCTGTGGGACACCTACCGCACCCAGGCGCAGCTCCTGTCCCTGCTGGCGCCCGCAGAGGCCCGCGACATGGCGCTGTCCGTGCTGCGGACCGACGCCGAGGGCGGGTGGCTGCCCAAGTGGGGGTACGGGCCGGTCGAGACCAACATCATGACCGGTGACCCCGTCACCCCGTACCTCACCAACGCCTACCGCCAGGGGCTGCTCGCGGGGCACGAGGAGGAGGCGTACCGGGCGCTGAAGCGGAACGCGGACGGGGTGCCGCCCGCCGACTCCCCGTCCATGGGCCGCGAGGCCAACGAGCGCTACCTGGCGGACGGTTACGTTCCGCTGGCGCCCGAGCTGTCCCGGCACAAGCCCGGCGACTCCGACTTCCAGCAGGGCGCCTCCGCGACCCTGGAGTACGCGCTGGCCGACGGTGTGCTGGCGGAGATGGCGGAGGCGCTCGGCCACCACGACGACGCCAAGCGCTACGCGGAACGCTCCCGCAACTACCGGAAGCTGTTCGACCCGGCGACGGGCTTCTTCCGGCCCCGCGACGCCAAGGGCGCGTTCACGGGCTCCGCGGACCCGGCGAAGAGCCCGGGCTTCCACGAGGGCACCGCCTGGCAGTACCAGTGGCTGGTCCCCCAGGACCTGCCCGGGATGATCGAGCTGATCGGCGGCCGGGAGGCGGCGGAGAAGCGGCTCGACTCCTTCTTCGCCTACGACAAGCTGCTCGCCGACCCGGCCCGCACCGCCCGCGAGGTGTGGGTGCACGGCCCGTACGACTACTACAACGCGGACAAGTACAACCCGCAGAACGAGCCCGACCTCATCGCCCCCTACACCTACCTCGCCACCGGCCGGCCCTGGAAGACCACGGACGTCGTACACGCCGCGCTGACCCTGTTCACGGACGCGCCCGACGGCATGACCGGCAACGACGACCTGGGCACGATGTCGTCGTGGATGGTCCTCTCGGCCATCGGCGTCTACCCGGTACGGCCCGGGACGGACGTGTGGGGGCTGAGCACCCCGGTCTTCGACCGCGTCGAACTGCGGCTGGACCGCCACTGGTACCCGCACGGCCGCTTCACCGTGACCGCGCCCGGCACCACCGCCACCGACCGCTACATCCAGACCGCCCGGCTGGACGGCACCGCCTTCGACCGGACGTACCTGACGACGGCGGCGCTCCGGCGCGCGGAGCGGCTGGAGCTGACCGTCGGCCCGAAGCCGGGCCGCTGGGGCACCGGGCGGTCGGCGGCGGTGCCCTCCGTCGGCCGGGGACTGATCGGCTGA
- a CDS encoding amino acid permease: MAGLRAGHGMLRRKPIETIEEAETAEAHGEHLSRTLGLWQLTAIGVGGIIGAGIFSLAGTIANGTAGPAVLVSFLIAGVASAAAAFSYAEFAGLIPRAGSAYTYGYAVLGEIGGWFIGWDLLLEYTAIVSVVAIGISGYVNFLVTESGANLPHWMLGAPGTGDGHRVDLFAAVLCLLIAYLLTLGIKSAARFETVVVGLKILVVLLVVIVGFFHVKSSNYHPFFPFGVSGAFTGAATVFFAVFGYDAMSTAAEESKDAQRHMPRAIMYSLGISMVLYVLACLVLTGMQNYQDIDKESGFSTAFKSVGLGGIADVVAVGAIIGILTVMFTFMLGVTRVWFAMSRDGLLPKWFAHTHPTRHVPTRVTWIVGVASALIAGFVPIGEAAELTNIGILLAFAVVCTAVIVLRYKRPELPRGFRCPGVPVVPGVGVAASIWLITYLAWQTWVRFAVWFVIGLAVYFSYSYRHSELAHADARGVPQD; this comes from the coding sequence ATGGCAGGGCTCCGGGCCGGTCACGGCATGCTGCGCCGCAAACCGATCGAGACCATCGAAGAGGCGGAGACGGCGGAGGCGCACGGCGAGCACCTGTCCCGCACCCTCGGCCTGTGGCAGCTCACGGCCATCGGTGTCGGTGGCATCATCGGCGCCGGCATCTTCAGCCTCGCCGGCACGATCGCCAACGGCACGGCCGGGCCCGCGGTGCTCGTCTCGTTCCTCATCGCGGGCGTGGCCAGCGCGGCGGCGGCGTTCTCGTACGCGGAGTTCGCGGGCCTCATCCCGCGGGCCGGCTCCGCCTACACCTACGGTTACGCGGTGCTGGGCGAGATCGGCGGCTGGTTCATCGGCTGGGACCTGCTGCTGGAGTACACGGCCATCGTCTCCGTCGTCGCCATCGGCATCTCCGGCTATGTCAACTTCCTGGTGACGGAGTCGGGGGCGAACCTCCCTCACTGGATGCTGGGCGCGCCGGGCACCGGGGACGGCCACCGGGTGGACCTGTTCGCCGCCGTGCTCTGTCTGCTGATCGCCTATCTGCTCACCCTGGGCATCAAGAGCGCGGCCCGCTTCGAGACGGTCGTGGTGGGGCTGAAGATCCTGGTGGTGCTGCTGGTGGTGATCGTCGGCTTCTTCCATGTGAAGAGCTCGAACTACCACCCCTTCTTCCCGTTCGGCGTGAGCGGCGCGTTCACCGGGGCCGCCACCGTGTTCTTCGCCGTGTTCGGTTACGACGCGATGTCCACGGCCGCCGAGGAGTCGAAGGACGCGCAGCGGCACATGCCCCGGGCGATCATGTACTCGCTGGGCATCTCGATGGTGCTGTACGTACTGGCGTGCCTGGTGCTGACGGGGATGCAGAACTACCAGGACATCGACAAGGAGAGCGGCTTCTCCACGGCCTTCAAGTCGGTGGGGCTGGGCGGCATCGCGGATGTCGTCGCGGTCGGGGCGATCATCGGCATCCTCACGGTGATGTTCACGTTCATGCTGGGCGTGACCCGGGTGTGGTTCGCGATGAGCCGCGACGGGCTGCTGCCCAAGTGGTTCGCGCACACCCACCCGACGCGGCACGTGCCCACCCGGGTCACCTGGATCGTGGGCGTCGCCTCGGCGCTCATCGCGGGGTTCGTGCCGATCGGAGAGGCCGCGGAGCTCACCAACATCGGGATCCTGCTGGCCTTCGCGGTCGTCTGCACCGCCGTGATCGTCCTCCGGTACAAGCGGCCGGAGCTCCCCCGCGGCTTCCGCTGCCCGGGCGTACCGGTGGTGCCGGGCGTCGGGGTGGCCGCCTCGATCTGGCTGATCACCTATCTGGCCTGGCAGACGTGGGTGCGGTTCGCGGTGTGGTTCGTGATCGGGCTCGCGGTGTACTTCTCCTACTCCTACCGGCACTCGGAGCTGGCGCACGCGGACGCCCGCGGGGTGCCGCAGGACTGA
- a CDS encoding Fpg/Nei family DNA glycosylase: protein MPELPEVEALAAFLGERLAGRTVEKVLPVAVSVLKTYDPPLTALEGRPVAGVHRYGKFLDIATEGGPHLVLHLARAGWPRWQDALPAAPPRPGKGPLALRVRLAGGAGFDATEAGTQKRLAAYCVHDPSDVPGIARLGPDPLADAFTLDAFTRLLHGERRQVRGFLRDQSVIAGIGNAYSDEILHAARMSPFKPTSALTDEEAAALYEALRTTLRDAVERSRGQAAAGLKAEKKSGLRVHGRTGEPCPVCGDTIREVSFSDSSLQYCPTCQTGGKPLADRRLSRLLK from the coding sequence GGCTGGCCGGCCGTACGGTCGAGAAGGTGCTGCCGGTCGCGGTGAGCGTGCTCAAGACCTACGATCCGCCGCTCACCGCCCTGGAGGGCCGGCCGGTGGCCGGGGTCCACCGGTACGGGAAGTTCCTGGACATCGCCACCGAGGGCGGCCCCCACCTCGTCCTCCACCTCGCCCGGGCCGGCTGGCCGCGCTGGCAGGACGCCCTCCCCGCCGCCCCGCCGCGCCCCGGCAAGGGGCCGCTGGCCCTGCGCGTCCGGCTGGCCGGCGGCGCCGGCTTCGACGCGACCGAGGCGGGCACCCAGAAACGCCTCGCCGCCTACTGCGTCCACGACCCGTCCGACGTGCCCGGGATCGCCCGCCTCGGCCCGGACCCGCTGGCCGACGCGTTCACCCTCGACGCCTTCACCCGCCTCCTGCACGGTGAACGCCGCCAGGTCAGGGGCTTCCTGCGGGACCAGAGCGTGATCGCCGGCATCGGCAACGCCTACTCCGACGAGATCCTGCACGCGGCCCGGATGTCCCCGTTCAAACCGACGTCGGCCCTGACGGACGAGGAGGCCGCCGCCCTCTACGAGGCGCTGCGGACGACGCTCCGGGACGCCGTCGAGCGCTCGCGCGGGCAGGCGGCGGCCGGGCTGAAGGCCGAGAAGAAGAGCGGCCTGCGGGTGCACGGACGCACCGGCGAACCCTGCCCGGTCTGCGGCGACACCATCCGCGAGGTGTCGTTCAGCGACTCGTCGCTCCAGTACTGCCCCACCTGCCAGACGGGCGGGAAGCCGCTGGCCGACCGGCGGCTGTCACGGCTGCTGAAATAG